Genomic segment of Candidatus Thorarchaeota archaeon:
TGTCCGCATCTAGAAGCCTGTAATGAACAGCCAGGTAAGCCAATAGGAACCTTGTGTTTGGCGCATAAGGATAATAAGGAGCATCTGCAAATTGAAACCGGTAGTACATCCAAAGGAGAACTGCACTTGCAATTTCCAACTGCACCCTTTGAAAGCTTCTGGGATTTTTTCGAGTTTTTTGGGTTTTTCTTCTTATTTCCATTGCTCTTACCGGTTATCATGTTGATTATCTGCGGTATTGCCTTCAGAAGGAAAACTCGGACGAGTGGTTTTGCCGTGGAGGCACCCGCTTTTGTGATTCCGGAGGAGCATCGTCGCGAAACCAATACCCGCACCGATTCTTCTATGAGAACTGTACGCCTTCCGGAGAGATGCCCTTCTTGTAATGCTTCATTGTCTCCTGAAACCGTAGACTGGGTTGGGCCTCTCGAAGCCAAGTGCAGTTATTGCGGCGCTACTGTTCAAGCAACATTCGAAGAAGTTTGAAACTTGAATCCTCAGGCCATTCTAGTATGGAAATACGGTGCTGTTTGGCTTATGTATTTGAACAGGAATAGAAGGGTCTTCATGATTGAATATGCTCATTCTGAATGATTCACTTTCCTGGCGAAAATCCAGTACTGCCGTTCTCCGCCCAGTTTCAGCCCTCCCTCAAACACAATCTCCATACTTAGCTCCTTCACAAACTCTAACGTCTGCTTTGGCTTGTTGGTGCTCCACAGCATCGGCTGTCCAAAGAACGTGCTCATTCCATCCGACTCCAGTACCCCTGTGTTGAGTACCAGTATGCCGCCGTCCTTGAGCATGCGATGGAAGTTGCGGATGATGGCGGGGTGGTGCTTTCGGGGGATGTGCCAGAGGGTGTACACGCAGATGATGCCGTCGAATGACTCGTCAGGGAAATCGAGGTTGAGAATGTTCTTCTGATAAAACGTCGCTTCAGGTACGTTCTTCTTTGCCAGATCAACCATCTGCTTAGAGATGTCGACACCTGTTACGTTGAATCCCCGCTTTGCCAGAAACTGAGATGTGGGGCGCCCAACTCCGGAACCTGCGTCTAGGACCTTGCCTGAATCCGGCAGCCGTTCAGCAAATTGTTCAAGCTGGGAATTAAACTTGTCATTGTTCCTGAATGAGTGATACTGCTCGCCCATCTTGTCATAGCTTCTCTCGACCGTTTCGAATATGTCTGGCATTGGTAATTCCTCCTTGCCCGAATATTGGTTTGTAGTGAGCTCAGAATCAGATGATATTTACAATGAAGAATGATAATTAACAATATTAAAGTATGGGTACGGAAGGGTTCGAGTATTGCTATCAGAATC
This window contains:
- a CDS encoding class I SAM-dependent methyltransferase; amino-acid sequence: MPDIFETVERSYDKMGEQYHSFRNNDKFNSQLEQFAERLPDSGKVLDAGSGVGRPTSQFLAKRGFNVTGVDISKQMVDLAKKNVPEATFYQKNILNLDFPDESFDGIICVYTLWHIPRKHHPAIIRNFHRMLKDGGILVLNTGVLESDGMSTFFGQPMLWSTNKPKQTLEFVKELSMEIVFEGGLKLGGERQYWIFARKVNHSE